Within Primulina tabacum isolate GXHZ01 chromosome 5, ASM2559414v2, whole genome shotgun sequence, the genomic segment AAATTTAATGTTTAGTTCTTGATTATTATAATAAGTTTATTAATTTTTCCATGTGAAGTTGATGTGACGCTCACATATCATCAATTAAGAATGAAAATTTCACCCGAATCTTATACTCGACCCAAAGAGAGCTATgaagaatattttttatttgataaaataaatagGTAATCAGATGTGAAATTTTTTGATATGAGGATGAAGACGGATATTAAagaaaaaatcatatttatatccTACCCAAATACCggattaaattaatatatatatatatatatatgatttttttgttaTAATATTAACTCTAATATAGTTATGTCGAATGATCTTAGTTGGATGAAATTaacaaaattattaatatacAATTGATGCTATTTTTGTTGAATaatgatattaatataaatCGTTTCTAATAATTtgctatttatttaaaataatgctaCATGTACAACCAAATTTGTACAACAAATTAAATGCAAACATTTCatttatcaaaatatcatgATAGTTTCAATATAAATTCATACGAGATAATAACAAAATATcatgatataattattataaatattgttATACTGATTATACTTTTAACATTATTCAATTATTAATAATCAATCCGTTAGTATAATAACATTTGTAATTTGAAGTAAAAGAACAAACATATCGTATCTATGCATGTCTCTGTTTTTTATAttctaaaaattaataaaatataaatttccaCTTATCTATACTTCTGGATTTATTAAAGcgaagataaaatattttaattgtaataataattattataaataactTAGAATTtctaaaatactaattaattaaGTCGAAAATCCTTAAACTAGCTTATAGTTAAGAATTTTACAAACATTGAATGTATTGgataaaacaaaataaagtaAAAATCAAAAGCCCAAAAATAAAAGCATCTAAAAGCCTCAAAGCTCACAAAGGCTGACAGACAGAGAGAGTTTTCAATATGCTTTTCACATCTTCAGTCTCCTCCAAGAAGGTAACGAAGCACCATCCTTATTCCTTTCCGTCACCTTTTCTCTGGTTCGCCTCCCATCTCCACCACCCTGAAATAAATCTTCCGCAAAAATTCTCAGAATTCTTGCAATGTTTCTTTCTGATCCTGTAATATATcgacatttttcttttgtattatGTGTGTGTACATTTACAGAATATACACACGTAATGCAATCAAAATACAGAATCTCGTGTTAAGTTGACTCGTGCTGGTGCATACCTTATAATTGAGGGTGGGCACTAAGAGTGCCGGCTCACCAAAATCACCGCTCTGTTTTTCGTTCTCCTTTACATTCATGTATAGTAAACTCTCTCTCGCTCCCCATTAATCTACACAGGATTTTTCGAAGTTATAGTTCTGTAATTTTGTGTGGTTTTTTATTTGGGttctttttttgtattttttttacagATTGTTTAATTTGGTTTCTTCTTTTTGACCTGTTTCCTGCATCATATTTGCAGAGACGATAGAAGATGCTTACTTGCATAGCACGTTCGAAGCAAACGGGTGACGGATCGTCCGTTGATCACCAGGGAGAAAAGCCTAATTCCAATGTCACTCCTAACAAGCAAGCTATTAAAAACCTTTCTTCTCAGGTGATTGGACGTGTAAACTAAGTGATTTTCCTGTTGATTTTATTCGAAGGAATGCAAAAATTGTTgggtatttttttcttttcctgaGATTTATTTACTGAATGAAAAAAACCTGGTGTCGCCGTGTCGCAGATCAAGGACATGGCATTGAAGGCCTCGGGTGCGTATAGGCACTGCGCGCCGTGCACAACTGAGCCGGCGGCGCAGCAACGGAGGTCCACGAGTTTCCGAGGCGGCGGTGAACCTGAGTCGGCGGCTCACGAAAAATTCCGGTGGTCGTATAGGCGGACGGGAAGCTTCAACTCCAGTTCGACGGCTGGGCGGAAGGAGCTTGAGGCGAGGCTGAAGGGGATCTCCAGCGGCGAAGGGACTCCGGCGTCGGCAAGTGGCCGGCGAGTCGACCCGATTGTATTCGTGGAAGAAAGCGAGCCCAAGGAGTGGGTGGCACAAGTGGAGCCGGGGGTCTTAATTACCTTTGTCTCCCTGCCACGTGGCGGAAACGACCTTAAGCGGATTCGATTCAGGTACGTTTTGGTAGTTTCGCTCAATCTTTTCTTAAAGtacaattttattataatttaatatatttctaCTTTCCTTCCAAAGTATGGCAACCCACCACATGCGAGAATCTAGGATTGAGACAATTAGATCACCATTTTGACCATTTTTTCCAAAATTcgataacctctcaaaaaccaaatTGGAGAGGAAAGaaatgtatatatgattttttcTAAGCATTTAAGTCTCGAGCCCGAAATCTCGTTCCAAATTGGGATATTTGTGCTAGAATATGAACTACAAGTCGATATATGCCTATCTACCGATTCTGTTAGTTAATTATTTGTTAGATATAATCAAGACAATTTAGTTATGTAAAAATTTAGTACGAAATGCAGGTTCACAGCCCTTTGACAGAATAATGAATTGTGAGTGGAGACTATTGTCAATAATAACTGGAATAGTTAAAACGCATGATGAAAATTGATACTTGGTGTAGCATAATTAAGAATAATGAATGATATATGGTCCACGGAAAATTTAAATGGCTATGAGTGTTTTCTTGACTTTAGGATGAAAAGTTTGCATGCTTGGTTGGTGTAAATATATTTATGGCTACCATGGTCTTTAtacaaaattttcaaacttttaagtaaaaataaatcgtcgcaaaaagaagaaaaatattgagTCGAATTTAATCTCATATTACTTGGAATTGCTTGCATAAATATCTTACTTGAGCATTCTATTATGGAAGCCATACTTTCATTTCTCTCCaaataaattcataattaatgggatttattttaaaataaactggTCATTAAAAGCAAGACTTTGTGGGCAAAAATACTAGATCGTGCCTATAAGGAGAAATCAGCACAATTGTTTTGACAAAATTACGCTAATCATTATGAATTGGGCCACGAGGAAAAGAAAAATAGGACAATTACACCATTTTCAAAAGTTTAAAAAGGCaaattaaaactcaagaaaacatctCGGTGGGCCTGTCGTTTTCAAGTGTTGGGAAACCTTTTACTTATTGTTGTCGATTTGTCGGGGATTGCCATTGCTTTCGTTTTCAATCTTACTCACGCCTCGCCTCTTTCTTTGCTTTGTCATCTTGTGTACTGTTTTCTTGTCAATTTGACTATGAAATGTACAATCCTGTGACTCCAAAACTGAACTGGTGACAAGATGGGCATCTGAATTAAGCTGGTTTCTGAACAATAAACATTTCTGGCAGTGGCAGACAACAGGATTTTGTGTAGTCATTGATGAAAGTTGGATTTATCTTGTTGCTTTGGTATCAGTAGGCAAAGGTCGAAAATTAGCACATGAGATCAACTCAATCTAGAATTATAGTGGATCTAACTTCTTAGCCTAAATATGTTTTCTATGCTATATTTGGTGATAGACATTGGTTTATTTATAATCATAGATCCTGAATGGGTATTTATTCGACTCTACTTTTAGGACACTAACCAAAATATTCATTTAAGTGTTGTAAAAGAGTGAAAAATGATGTGGGCTCCTTTTATAGCAATTAGATCAACTTTTGAAATAATATCCCAAGAGTAGGGTCGAACTTTACCCTGATTCCTGAATGGGATTCACATGACACTGGCTATTTGTGCTATATTATCTAGTGGGTATAGATTGACGAACGCACCACTTTAAAATATATTCCAACAATtggtaaatatatatttttatgtatgACTCACTATCCATTTCATGATCTAATTATTCGATTGGTCACTCTCGTTCATTGGTTCTGCGCACTCATTATTTTACCGGAGATTTGGATTATCTTGAAACCATTTCAAAGACCATTCAAATTTCATGCACTTAAGTCCAAGCCTCcatgattttcagttccttCATATTTAGTGATGAAACTTGTGTAACGGGGGCCAGTCAGGATTTAAGACTGTCCCCCTTTGATTTTACTTTTTAGCATAAATTTTTTCTTGTATTATATGATTTCAGTATTTCACCACCTCTGAATTTTTTGAGTTCTAGAACTTTAGTTTCGTCGTCCTCTATGAAAATCATGGCTCCACTGCCACAGCTAACTTTCTTGCCATAATTGATAACCATTGAAATAAAGTTTAAATTGATTCTTTGATAAGTCAGAATGATGATATTTGGTTTCCTTTCTTGCATAATATTCCTCAGTAGTGGCATATAATATTTAActgtttttttataatatatgggAATGAATGACGATGATAGGGAAATCTTGTTCCTTAACCACCTTAAATTTTGCTTAAAATGTTTGCAATTTCATGATTCTTTAGCCGAGAAGCATTCAACAAATGGCAAGCTCAAAGGTGGTGGGCCGAAAATTGTGAGAAGGTGATGGAACTCTACAACGTACAAAGATTAAACCGCCAAGCTTTTCCCCTTCCAACAACTCCGAGATCCGAAGATGGCAGTAGCAATTCAAAGATAGAATCCATTCAAAACAGCCCAGTTACGCCACCATTAGATAGAGAACCTCTGCCTCGTACCTTTTTTCGGCAGGTGGGAAACGGGATATCATACTCATCATCGGATTCACTAGACCATCAATCGACTCATTCTCGTTCTAACTATGACTCATGTGGTGTTTCCTCGACGCCAAAACTCTCAAGTATCAGTGGTGCTAAAACAGAAACATCCTCCATGGATGCTTCAATTCGAACTAGCTCCTCAAGAGACGCTGATCGCTCTGGAGAGATATCGATAAGCAATGTCAGTGATCTGGAAAGTGAATGGGTCGAACAGGATGAGCCCGGTGTGTATATTACAATTCGACCACTGCCTGATGGTAAAAGAGAACTGAGACGTGTGAGATTCAGGTTAGTCTTGAGACTTTTTAAGCTTGAATTGAATCTTGAGTAGTAGTCTTGTTGTTTAATACTTGTTCCAACTTGACTTAAAATCGGAATCAATTTTAGCCGAGAGAAATTCGGGGAGGTGCATGCAAAGCTATGGTGGGAAGAGAATAGATCCAGGATACACAAACAATACTTGTGATCGATTCAATTCAACAAGGCAAGGAGATCAAATACTGCAATATTTTACTGATTGAGAAGTATAACATGGTGCTAACTAAAGTGTTTACCTTTTATTGAAAGAAACTGGTTCAGTCTTGCAAGGGGAGAGTCATAGTTTATGACTTGAAAGAACCTTCCTCTGgtctttttcaatttttgtttcttgTACTTTATTTGAATGGAAATTGTGGGATATCTATATTGTGGGTTTTTTTTAGTTATgtatgaatatatatgtataatttaaATGTGCTTGAAGGGCATTGATGTTGATTGTGCAAAATTTCTGAGTcgcggaaaaaaaaaatatcttggGATTTATATATTCTTCGAATAGAATAAAGAACCTGACTTGTCATGTTTACTTGACGTTTTGGTAATTTACACATGATATTTGAGTTGTTGGGTAGAGGAATTGAAACATGATGCTTGAGCTATTGTatagtttaaaaaatttgagttgcatcgatattattaattataattttttgtaaaacgACAAATGCTTAGTCTTACGTTttttgatatttaaataaatagatgagtaaaattaattatttgtacAGAGTGTTTCGACTAATATTAATATGGAATCAGACAGGATTAAAattgattaataaaaaaataattagaaaATTTAACTTTGATATTTAATAAAGTCTTATTATATCCTTACAATCTATATTACGTTATTAAGTTTAAGGAAATTAAGTTAACGAACTTTGAGATCGCGACTCTTCTCAAATCACaaagtattttatttttgcttaataaaatatcatataaatcatttaataaatgagTAGGTCtgctgtgagacggtctcacgaatcatcATCAGTGAGATGAGTCAGctataccgatattcacaataaaatgtaatactttttcatagatgatacaaataaaatatccgtcccacaaaatacgactcgtaagaccgtctcacataaatttttgtcaaaataaatttatatcatACTTCTACAATTGTGACATCCTaataaaacatttctttatttttatctatattcttggaatttaaataatcatatcaattacagcataaaaatattataaaaaccatttttaaatttaatataattactaattttttaaaaaataaattagcacaaaaaatattaaattccaACTGGCATAAGTGATAAGACGACTCACTCCTAAAAGAATGGAAATAGATAAtagataattttaaatttatgggGAGGCGGCTCAGAATAccttttttgtaattttttagatAAAAAAATGAACATAAGTGGAGTACATTAAATAGGATATCAATACATTATCTTAAATGGGAAAAATTTGTATAAGATGATCTCGCAGATCATATTTTGTtggacgaatctcttatttgggtcatatatgaaaaatattaatttttatgttaagagtattactttttattgtgaatattagtAGGGTTGATTCgttcacagataaatatttgtgagatcatctcacaagagacctactctattaAAAGCCATTGTGAagtcccgaaaattttaagtccATATGAACCACGTgcgtgcaagttattaaattccttatgtattttatgattttaatgcatactttcatttaatttatgaaatttattattttaattatttatgtttatttaatgtacgttaaaatgttttcttgagtttatgttcagatgtttattcgaggcggaatcaaggaaaggagaccgggacgattttagtaaatattattgtggtattttattttaagttaggcttgaggcatttttaaataatttatgaagttaatttgaatattaagttattttagaattttaaacttttaaagtttattaatttaaggatgtattatttttagtagagaatcatcatttttatttagtatactaattgattaattagtatttttattatattaatttaaaatccttaaaatgatcatttactaaatgatttatttaaacatGCAAGCACACACAAtttgactcacacacacactcacacctttacacatacatatacacgtatattacatatacacacaaaacaaaacacatGTTATTCAACCTATTTGACTAAGGAGAaaagaaagtttttaaaaactcttctctccattattatttttggttccTCTCCACTTTTCTTTATCAAATTGTCTTTCCAAGAGCACGtccatgtttttttttctttgcaaTATTCCAGCATCTTTTGGTTGAGgttattcaaaaaaaattcgAGCAAAGTTAGTCCCGGATCGTCTTCCGTatcgtctccgcttcggtatcgtcgttacggtatttttaaatatcaaaaggcacgtataatctgttcttgctgcatcgatcatgtcatattatgtattaagttgtttttaagcataaaaatgtatgtatgatgtcgaagtttgagcagaaaaatctaCCGAATGTATTTGGAAGTATTTTTGGAGTTGAAATTTCGTGTTATGATGGTCTTtcgaaaactgcgatttttttgtacatattttgagaaaactttcaactacaaaaacgtagatttttttgatacgttcgatttgatataaaattcgagttatttggattaaaaacgagtgagttatggtgtttttagtacgactgctcaaattagatccgaaaattcctgttttgatgttctttcgaaaactgcaatttttcggtacatattttgataaaactttcaactacaaaaacgtagatctttttgatacgttcgatttgatataaaattcgagttatttggattaaaaacgactgagttatgatgtttttcgtatgactgctcaaatcgtgtttcaagaaagttatgaattttaatgtgttcttgaagtttttatgttgtgggctttgttggggatcgatgggtgatcgttgctgcatataagaaagttagtaatgatgtttagagtatttttgaggtttcgattcatgtcgttaaaagcttgaattattaagaagtcgtaagaaataaactttaatataaatgacagtatttttgggtcgtataaattgtagggtgattataaaagtttagttcattgttatggtgtcctagaatggtctcatagtgtggaatcttgatgcattatgtgttaattgggagaatagacatgtcataaaattttcatcaaataattcGTTGGGCAGacggacacggacccggagaCGGAGGTTagcacggggttcgtgccttcTCATTTCTTCGACACATATTTAAACGCAcagacacggacccgtacacggacctaggGACGGGGTCCGTGCTCCTTCTTTTACATGACACATATGaggcagtacctacacggacccggggccTGACCTgggtacggggtccgtgtagcttcagtttttgggataaatattttatcacttaaggtttggtttgaggtgttatggtatgatttaacattaatgttttacaaggtcaagtggtgagaaattatagaatgttctaagaaattatttagctTGAGATTAAGCATGATTTTACGTTTAAGTTGTACACGTTAAGCTTATggattcatgttagtatgttgcagcaacgacacgattgacatccaacgaatccctcagcgctaagtaagtatgtatgacgtgcaaagaaaatatttgaagtttttgaggtatgctaaatgtcttgtgaccaaaagtaaatgggtttggaagtcggtgaacgtggccgaggacctctccaccccgttaaattatgaacgggtttgaagttaggattggaaaactgaaacgtaccgtacttttactacttcaaaattttcggaaaaattaaaaattttcttaaacataaaattcataCAGTCGTTACTTATCATTcaacataataatatttaaaatcaacatcCCATACTCAAATTTTCCAACAAAGTACTTATTCCAAATTATCTCACaaccaacataaaaacataatattttaaagttttcataaaacataaacatagtggtcctcgggtttagccttccgctcagtccaagcctgccccttggtcgccacctcctgtctcctcatcaacatactcacctgcatcgatcaagtctagtgagtctaaagactcaacacgtataaactggaataacgagtactacataataaaatcgcatgcaacttaaaaatagaacatacataacttcaaacttgaacttgcataataaacttgaaacttgcataataaatttaaaactttcataataaccttaaaacttgaacatagatactttgaaacttgaacttgaataATAGCTTGAACTTTGCATAATAACTTTGAATTTTGCATAATGactttgaacatacgtacatacatactctgacgtgccatcatcataaactttcataaacatactgcatacttgaacatacttgaacatacgtaacttcatcattttcgtagaggatgtttcaaagcaagtgacccttaacataataaatatctgatcagacaaaccacagtactgggctgacagggacgtatccactgccacatacatgagatctctgttcataatttaacaggccagttgatcaacgttcataatttaacgttTCACAACCaagatctaacccgttcataatttaacgggcggattggtccccgttcataatttaacgctttccaatcctaacttcaaacccgttcataatttaacgggatggagaggtcctcggccacgttcaccgacttccaaacccatttacTTTTGGTcaaaagacatttagcatacctcaaaaatttcaaatattttctttgcacgtcatacatacttacttagcgctgagggattcgttggatgtcaatcgtgtcgttgctgcaacatactaacatgaattcataagcttaacgtgtacaacttaaacgtaaaagtcatgcttaatctcaagctaaataatttcttagaacattctatAATTTCTCACCACCTGACCTTGTAAAACATTAATGTTAAATCATACCATAACACCTCAAACCAAACCTTaagtgataaaatatttatcccaaaaactgcagctacacggaccccgtacccAGGTCAggccccgggtccgtgtaggtactgcctCATATGTGTCATGTAAAAGAAGGAGCACGGACCCCGTCcctaggtccgtgtacgggtccgtgtctgTGCGTTTAAATATGTGTCGAAGAAATGAgaaggcacgaaccccgtgctAACCTCCGtctccgggtccgtgtccgtCTGCCCAACgaattatttgatgaaaattttatgacatgtctattctcccaattaacacataatgcatcaagattccacactatgagaccattctaggacaccataacaatgaactaaacttttataatcaccctacaatttatacgacccaaaaatactgtcatttatattaaagtttatttcttacgacttcttaataattcaagcttttaacgacatgaatcgaaacctcaaaaatactctaaacatcattactaaatttcttatatgcagcaacgatcacccatcgatccccaacaaagcctgcaacataaaaacttcaagaacacattaaaattcataactttcttgaaacacgatttgagcagtcatacgaaaaacatcataactcactcgtttttaatccaaataactcgaattttatatcaaatcgaacgtatcgaaaagatctacgtttttgtagttgaaagttttctcaaaatatgtacaaaaaaattgcagttttcgaaagaacatcaaaacaggaattttcggatctaatttgagcagtcatactaaaaacaccataactcactcgtttttaatccaaataactcgaattttatattaaatcgaacgtatcgaaaagatctacgtttttgtagttgaaagttttctcaaaatatgtacagaaaaattgcagttttcaAAAGACCATCATAACACGAAATTTCAACTCCAAAAATACTTCCAAATACATTCGGtagatttttctgctcaaacttctacatcatacatacatttttatgcttaaaaacaacttaatacataatatgacatgatcgatgcagcaagaacagattatacgtgccttttgatatttaaaaataccgtaacgacgataccgaagcggagacgatACGGAAGAAGATCCGGGACTAACTTTGCTcgaattttttttgaataacCTCAACCAAAAGATGCTGGAATAttgcaaagaaaaaaaaacatggaCGTGCTCTTGGAAAGACAATTTGATAAAGAAAAGTGGAGAggaaccaaaaataataatggagagaagagtttttaaaaactttctttTCTCCTTAGTCAAATAGGTTGAATAACatgtgttttgttttgtgtgtatatgtaatatacgtgtatatgtatgtgtaaaggtgtgagtgtgtgtgtgagtcaaaTTGTGTGTGCTTGCatgtttaaataaatcatttagtaaatgatcattttaaggattttaaattaatataataaaaatactaattaatcaattagtatactaaataaaaatgatgattctctactaaaaataatacatccttaaattaataaactttaaaagtttaaaattctaaaataacttaatattcaaattaacttcataaattatttaaaaatgcctcaagcctaacttaaaataaaataccacaataaTATTGACTAAAATCGTCCCGGTCTCCCTTCCTTGATTCCGCCTCGAATAAACATCTGAacataaactcaagaaaacattttaacgtacattaaataaacataaataattaaaataataaatttcataaattaaatgaaagtatgcattaaaatcataaaatacataaggaatttaataacttgcacgcACGTGGTTCATATGGacttaaaattttcggccaattttattttattttttaaaaaaatcagattCTCTAATTTTACCCACGTGAATAATATGCTCATTAATTTGTCTGCACCCAACAACGTTGAATGGACCCTAACAACGTTGAAAGTtg encodes:
- the LOC142545649 gene encoding protein Brevis radix-like 4 — translated: MLTCIARSKQTGDGSSVDHQGEKPNSNVTPNKQAIKNLSSQIKDMALKASGAYRHCAPCTTEPAAQQRRSTSFRGGGEPESAAHEKFRWSYRRTGSFNSSSTAGRKELEARLKGISSGEGTPASASGRRVDPIVFVEESEPKEWVAQVEPGVLITFVSLPRGGNDLKRIRFSREAFNKWQAQRWWAENCEKVMELYNVQRLNRQAFPLPTTPRSEDGSSNSKIESIQNSPVTPPLDREPLPRTFFRQVGNGISYSSSDSLDHQSTHSRSNYDSCGVSSTPKLSSISGAKTETSSMDASIRTSSSRDADRSGEISISNVSDLESEWVEQDEPGVYITIRPLPDGKRELRRVRFSREKFGEVHAKLWWEENRSRIHKQYL